A part of Melittangium boletus DSM 14713 genomic DNA contains:
- a CDS encoding HAD-IIB family hydrolase, with amino-acid sequence MATPRPLRDADLSQVEGVFTDVDGTLTTEHRLRSTTVRALERLADAGFKLVLVTGRPAGWAESWARTLPVDGVIAENGGLFFLRGARGRLRKVYAESPRVRESHRERLVAEVTAVLRQVPGARLSVDSAYTEVDLAVDYNEEARLGEAGADRLEALLRARGVTAVRSSVHINCWLGRFDKRSAVRRFLQVAWGVKLAPGEPRYVYAGDSFNDAPMFGEFALSVGVANVRRVLDRIDTPPAFITRAEEGRGFEELARALLAHRGIRRGVGP; translated from the coding sequence ATGGCCACTCCCCGCCCCCTGCGTGACGCGGACCTCTCCCAGGTGGAAGGGGTCTTCACCGATGTCGACGGCACCCTCACCACCGAGCACCGGCTGCGCTCCACCACCGTGCGGGCGCTCGAGCGTCTGGCGGACGCCGGTTTCAAGCTGGTGCTGGTGACGGGCCGTCCGGCGGGGTGGGCCGAGTCCTGGGCGCGTACCCTGCCCGTGGACGGCGTCATCGCGGAGAACGGGGGCCTGTTCTTCCTGCGCGGCGCACGGGGGCGGCTGCGCAAGGTGTACGCCGAGTCTCCCCGGGTCCGCGAGTCCCACCGCGAGCGGCTGGTGGCGGAGGTGACGGCGGTGCTGCGCCAGGTGCCGGGCGCGCGGCTGTCCGTGGACAGCGCCTACACCGAGGTGGACCTGGCGGTGGACTACAACGAGGAGGCGCGGCTGGGCGAGGCGGGAGCCGACCGCCTGGAAGCCTTGCTGCGTGCGCGGGGCGTGACGGCGGTGCGCTCGTCGGTGCACATCAACTGCTGGCTGGGGCGCTTCGACAAGCGCTCCGCGGTGCGTCGCTTCCTCCAGGTCGCCTGGGGCGTGAAGCTCGCGCCGGGAGAGCCCCGCTACGTGTACGCGGGGGATAGTTTCAATGATGCTCCGATGTTCGGGGAGTTCGCCCTGAGCGTCGGGGTGGCCAACGTGCGGCGGGTGCTCGATCGCATCGACACGCCGCCGGCCTTCATCACCCGGGCGGAGGAGGGGCGGGGCTTCGAGGAGCTCGCGCGGGCCCTGCTCGCTCACCGGGGAATCAGAAGAGGAGTCGGACCGTGA
- a CDS encoding class I SAM-dependent rRNA methyltransferase, which produces MNVVKLELAPGLGRHLRAGHPWVFRKALAQVPKIPPGSVVDLAENGKFVARGYFDPHSAIAVRVLTRNPKQSIDAAFFAQRVKQALAERRSLIDLKDTDSFRLLHGEGDGLPGVVVDLYGQYAVLKLYSAGLTPYRGLIVEALKAAVPELRGIIGRDEVGRDDVEDDDGRGTGRMLWGEKAPELLSIRERGATFLVDAWKGQKTGFFLDQRENRYLIRRLAEGRDVLNCFCFSGGFSVNAALGGAKSVFSVDLDPEAIALARENFTRNGLPAEKYDFLAADVFKLLASFREEGRTFDLIILDPPAFAKSQKAVQAAIDGYASLNRQALGLLRPGGLLATASCSARVGPEDFLGAVKEAAFKAGVDLALVEERYQPPDHPIRLQFPEGRYLKFYVMASV; this is translated from the coding sequence GTGAATGTCGTGAAGTTGGAGCTCGCCCCGGGACTGGGCCGTCACCTGCGCGCGGGGCACCCCTGGGTGTTCCGCAAGGCGCTCGCCCAGGTGCCGAAGATTCCCCCGGGCAGCGTGGTGGACCTGGCGGAGAACGGGAAGTTCGTGGCGCGCGGCTACTTCGATCCGCACTCGGCCATCGCCGTGCGCGTGCTCACGCGCAACCCCAAGCAGAGCATCGACGCGGCCTTCTTCGCGCAGCGGGTGAAGCAGGCGCTGGCCGAGCGCCGCTCGCTCATCGACTTGAAGGACACGGACAGCTTCCGGCTCCTGCACGGCGAGGGGGACGGGCTGCCGGGCGTGGTGGTGGACCTGTATGGCCAGTACGCGGTGCTCAAGCTGTACTCGGCGGGGCTCACGCCCTACCGGGGGCTCATCGTCGAGGCGTTGAAGGCGGCGGTGCCCGAGCTGCGGGGCATCATCGGCCGGGACGAGGTGGGCCGGGACGACGTGGAGGACGACGACGGCCGGGGGACGGGGCGCATGCTCTGGGGCGAGAAGGCGCCGGAGCTCTTGAGCATCCGCGAGCGGGGGGCGACGTTCCTGGTGGACGCCTGGAAGGGGCAGAAGACGGGCTTCTTCCTGGATCAGCGCGAGAACCGCTACCTCATCCGGCGGCTGGCCGAGGGCCGGGACGTGCTCAACTGCTTCTGTTTCAGCGGCGGCTTCTCGGTGAACGCGGCGCTCGGGGGCGCCAAGAGCGTGTTCTCGGTGGACCTGGATCCCGAGGCCATCGCCCTGGCGCGCGAGAACTTCACGCGCAACGGGCTGCCGGCGGAGAAATACGACTTCCTGGCGGCGGACGTGTTCAAGCTGCTGGCGTCCTTCCGCGAGGAGGGCCGGACGTTCGATCTCATCATCCTGGACCCGCCGGCGTTCGCGAAGAGCCAGAAGGCGGTGCAGGCGGCGATCGACGGGTACGCCTCGCTCAACCGCCAGGCGCTGGGACTGCTCAGGCCCGGAGGCCTCCTGGCGACGGCGTCGTGCTCGGCGCGCGTGGGCCCGGAGGACTTCCTGGGGGCGGTGAAGGAAGCGGCCTTCAAGGCGGGCGTGGACCTGGCCCTGGTGGAGGAGCGCTACCAGCCGCCCGACCACCCCATCCGCCTGCAATTCCCCGAGGGCCGCTACCTCAAGTTCTACGTCATGGCGTCCGTGTGA
- a CDS encoding S8 family serine peptidase has product MPMKRWTLANAVLALAVATSAHALPVDLEASDWRDIPSVGVDPSRDAQSRGIVVDFKDGTTQEQIDAWEREWGVDLTFNSLEGPRSGVSIAQVAGDVSEVLARIRQHPAVESAEPLRVYSVPPGEAAMTLDEPLPDVSRDGFIPNDPDYPRQWNLRMIDMPHAWQRSRGKGVVVAVLDTGIAYEDHDDFKQVQDLKGSRFKQGYDFVNDTVHANDDHGHGTHVAGTIAQATNNGQGVAGVAFEATLMPVKVLNHFGSGTSADISDAIRFAADNGAQVINMSLGGGGYSKVMADAVAYARKKGVTVVAAAGNAGRPRVEFPAAYPGAVAVGAVGPTGKRAPYSSYGKELDIAAPGGDKRQGDAGGILQNTIDPRNVSRSIYASYQGTSMATPHVAAVAALLYAEGASGPDEVEKALFAGAKRVEGQGAWSEEYGHGLLNAEASLQALGKGTRWPSLWWAMALLAVVLLTLRGRERPGYFNILLRPSFLVTLVLATVGVFFARSWFGGASGVAGDVVDVAWLPIPDWQRIIFGTRTVSPLFYSALIPLVLSIVAIKFRGLRPALGGLAVGFAGFLAYTAWVKAPALAWMPFTFLARPWLVVNVLICLFIARAMLRRETP; this is encoded by the coding sequence ATGCCCATGAAGCGTTGGACCCTGGCGAACGCGGTGCTGGCCCTGGCGGTGGCGACGTCGGCCCATGCGCTTCCCGTGGATCTGGAAGCCTCGGACTGGAGGGACATCCCGAGCGTGGGAGTCGATCCCTCCCGGGACGCGCAGTCGCGCGGCATCGTCGTGGACTTCAAGGATGGCACCACCCAGGAGCAGATCGACGCCTGGGAGCGGGAGTGGGGCGTGGACCTCACGTTCAACTCCCTGGAGGGGCCTCGCTCGGGTGTGTCGATCGCGCAGGTCGCCGGGGATGTGAGCGAGGTGCTCGCGCGCATCCGCCAGCACCCGGCCGTCGAGTCCGCCGAGCCGCTTCGGGTGTACTCGGTACCGCCTGGCGAGGCGGCCATGACCTTGGATGAGCCGCTGCCCGACGTGAGCCGCGACGGCTTCATCCCGAACGATCCCGACTATCCCCGGCAATGGAACCTGCGGATGATCGACATGCCCCATGCCTGGCAGCGCAGCCGGGGCAAGGGCGTGGTGGTGGCGGTGCTGGACACGGGCATCGCCTACGAGGATCACGACGACTTCAAGCAGGTGCAGGACCTCAAGGGCAGCCGCTTCAAGCAGGGGTACGACTTCGTCAACGACACCGTGCACGCCAATGATGACCATGGGCATGGCACGCACGTGGCGGGCACCATCGCGCAGGCGACGAACAACGGCCAGGGCGTGGCGGGGGTGGCCTTCGAGGCGACGCTCATGCCGGTGAAGGTGCTCAATCACTTCGGCTCGGGCACGTCCGCGGACATCTCCGACGCCATCCGCTTCGCGGCGGACAACGGCGCCCAGGTCATCAACATGTCGCTGGGTGGCGGGGGCTACTCGAAGGTGATGGCGGACGCCGTGGCGTACGCGCGCAAGAAGGGCGTCACGGTGGTGGCCGCGGCGGGCAACGCGGGGCGGCCGCGGGTGGAGTTCCCGGCGGCCTATCCGGGCGCGGTGGCGGTGGGGGCGGTGGGACCCACGGGCAAGCGCGCTCCCTATTCGTCCTATGGCAAGGAGCTGGACATCGCGGCTCCCGGAGGTGACAAGCGCCAGGGGGACGCGGGGGGCATCCTGCAGAACACCATCGACCCGCGGAACGTCTCGCGCTCCATCTACGCGTCCTACCAGGGCACGAGCATGGCGACCCCGCACGTGGCGGCGGTGGCGGCGCTGCTGTACGCCGAGGGCGCGAGCGGCCCGGACGAGGTGGAGAAGGCCCTGTTCGCGGGGGCGAAGCGGGTGGAGGGGCAGGGCGCCTGGTCCGAGGAGTATGGCCATGGCCTGCTCAACGCCGAGGCCTCGCTCCAGGCGCTGGGCAAGGGGACGCGCTGGCCGTCGCTGTGGTGGGCCATGGCCCTGTTGGCGGTGGTGCTGCTCACGCTGCGCGGGCGCGAGCGTCCGGGCTACTTCAACATCCTGCTGCGTCCGAGCTTCCTGGTGACCCTGGTGCTGGCCACCGTGGGCGTGTTCTTCGCCCGCTCGTGGTTCGGTGGCGCGTCGGGTGTGGCGGGAGACGTGGTGGACGTGGCCTGGCTGCCCATCCCCGACTGGCAGCGCATCATCTTCGGCACCCGCACGGTCAGCCCGCTCTTCTACAGCGCGCTCATCCCGCTGGTGCTGTCCATCGTGGCCATCAAGTTCCGGGGGCTGAGGCCCGCGCTGGGAGGGCTCGCCGTGGGCTTCGCCGGCTTCCTCGCCTACACCGCCTGGGTCAAGGCGCCCGCGCTCGCGTGGATGCCCTTCACGTTCCTCGCGCGGCCCTGGCTGGTGGTGAACGTGCTCATCTGCCTCTTCATCGCGCGGGCCATGCTGCGCCGGGAGACGCCATGA
- a CDS encoding DUF5818 domain-containing protein encodes MKLTGRVVYRDLEGGVWVLEADDGRTYQLEGGDRKIKKDGQRVEVEGEVARDVMTIAMVGPVFNVASYRFI; translated from the coding sequence ATGAAGCTCACCGGGCGCGTGGTGTACCGGGACCTCGAGGGCGGTGTCTGGGTGCTGGAGGCCGATGACGGCCGCACCTACCAGCTCGAGGGCGGAGACCGGAAGATCAAGAAGGATGGCCAGCGGGTGGAGGTCGAGGGCGAGGTGGCGCGTGACGTCATGACCATCGCCATGGTGGGCCCCGTGTTCAACGTGGCCTCCTACCGCTTCATCTGA
- a CDS encoding alpha/beta hydrolase has protein sequence MVLKGQFLERPALIPVGREVMEGVAHRGEARPPLLVLPPTPAEGGGMDHVIAAELAFAAATAGHPTLRFNYRGIAGSQGERGAGEALVEESGAALAVVLENAQAPTAAVAALHGSARVALGLRERHPGVAGLCLVSPREVSPRELTGLGRELLVVVGELDTTLSRAELARAVDAAGGTLEVVEGAGAHLHHALPLVGKIVRAWLKRLSGT, from the coding sequence ATGGTCCTCAAAGGTCAATTCCTCGAGCGCCCCGCGCTCATCCCCGTGGGACGCGAGGTGATGGAAGGCGTGGCGCACCGCGGTGAGGCGCGTCCGCCGCTGCTCGTGCTTCCACCGACGCCCGCGGAAGGGGGCGGCATGGATCACGTCATCGCGGCGGAGCTGGCCTTCGCCGCGGCCACGGCGGGCCACCCCACGCTGCGCTTCAACTACCGGGGGATCGCGGGCAGCCAGGGGGAGCGGGGCGCGGGCGAGGCCCTGGTGGAGGAGAGCGGGGCCGCGCTGGCGGTGGTGCTGGAGAACGCCCAGGCGCCCACGGCGGCGGTGGCGGCGCTGCATGGCAGTGCCCGGGTCGCGCTCGGGCTCCGGGAGCGTCATCCTGGGGTGGCGGGCCTGTGCCTGGTGAGCCCCCGCGAGGTGTCGCCCCGGGAGCTGACGGGGCTGGGGCGGGAGTTGCTGGTGGTGGTGGGGGAACTGGACACCACCCTGTCCCGGGCGGAGCTGGCTCGGGCGGTGGACGCCGCGGGTGGTACCCTGGAGGTCGTGGAGGGGGCGGGCGCGCACCTCCATCACGCCTTACCTTTGGTGGGAAAAATCGTTCGAGCCTGGCTCAAACGGTTGTCGGGCACCTGA